Proteins from a single region of Ensifer adhaerens:
- a CDS encoding sarcosine oxidase subunit delta codes for MASLITCPHCGVRPKEEFTIRGDASRGRPEPMDTDEAWHDYVYVRANPRGRTLEHWHHVAGCRRFLVVERDTATHAVYSVVDAAEFVRRAEQ; via the coding sequence ATGGCAAGCCTGATTACCTGCCCGCATTGCGGGGTCCGACCGAAGGAAGAATTTACGATCCGCGGCGACGCCTCACGCGGTCGCCCGGAGCCGATGGATACGGACGAAGCCTGGCACGACTATGTGTATGTGCGCGCCAATCCGCGCGGGCGCACCCTGGAGCATTGGCATCACGTCGCCGGCTGTCGCCGCTTCCTTGTCGTCGAGCGTGATACGGCCACACACGCGGTCTATTCCGTCGTCGATGCCGCCGAGTTTGTGCGGAGGGCGGAGCAATGA
- a CDS encoding NADPH-dependent FMN reductase → MTKILGISGSLRKASFNTGLMRAAAGDLPEGIEFETATLHGIPLYDGDLEAESGVPEAVTALKRKVMAADGVILFTPEYNNSIPGVFKNAIDWMSRPSADIAKVFRGRPFALAGTSPGNFGTILSQNAWLPVMHTLGAELWSGKRLMLPKADTLFDAEGKLTDEAARDRLAAFVKAFADFAAAERAW, encoded by the coding sequence ATGACAAAAATCCTCGGCATATCCGGCAGCCTGCGCAAGGCATCGTTCAACACCGGCCTGATGCGGGCGGCAGCCGGAGACCTGCCTGAAGGGATCGAGTTCGAGACCGCGACGCTGCACGGCATTCCGCTTTATGACGGTGATCTCGAGGCCGAGAGCGGTGTTCCGGAGGCGGTGACAGCGCTCAAGCGCAAGGTGATGGCTGCCGATGGCGTTATCCTGTTCACGCCCGAATACAACAACTCCATCCCCGGCGTGTTCAAGAACGCGATCGACTGGATGAGCCGGCCGTCCGCCGATATCGCCAAGGTGTTTCGCGGCCGACCCTTTGCGCTTGCCGGCACGTCGCCCGGCAATTTCGGCACCATCCTCAGCCAGAACGCCTGGCTGCCGGTCATGCACACGCTCGGTGCCGAGCTCTGGTCGGGCAAGCGGCTGATGTTGCCCAAGGCCGATACGTTGTTTGATGCCGAGGGCAAGCTGACGGATGAGGCCGCGCGCGATCGGCTTGCCGCCTTCGTCAAGGCGTTCGCGGATTTTGCGGCGGCTGAGCGGGCTTGGTAG
- a CDS encoding Dps family protein — MKQTAAVLKPKVRDEEFDIGLTKAYRQQMAAALSDILADTYKLVIKSHIYHWNVVGPLFKPLHELTEEHYNALFKATDIIAERIRALGHPAPAKLAEAKTFAPSADSVNHTTAAEMVADLIADHEAAARRMREAGTKADDNGDLVTTDMLTERLDFHEKALWMLRAIIAA, encoded by the coding sequence ATGAAACAGACAGCTGCCGTGCTGAAGCCCAAGGTCAGGGACGAGGAATTCGATATCGGCCTGACCAAGGCCTACCGCCAACAGATGGCCGCAGCGCTTTCCGATATCCTGGCCGACACCTACAAGCTGGTGATCAAGAGCCACATCTACCACTGGAATGTGGTTGGCCCGCTCTTCAAGCCGCTGCACGAACTGACCGAAGAGCACTACAACGCGTTGTTCAAGGCGACCGACATCATCGCCGAACGCATCCGTGCGCTTGGTCATCCTGCCCCGGCAAAACTTGCCGAAGCCAAGACGTTCGCGCCCAGTGCGGACTCGGTCAATCACACGACAGCGGCCGAAATGGTGGCAGACCTGATTGCCGATCACGAAGCGGCTGCACGCCGCATGCGCGAGGCCGGCACCAAGGCTGATGACAACGGCGACCTCGTCACGACAGACATGCTGACCGAACGCCTCGACTTCCATGAAAAGGCACTATGGATGCTGCGCGCGATCATCGCCGCCTGA
- a CDS encoding response regulator, with the protein MGMPDVSPLIRTVLVIEDNFIIAMDAEEILASLGIPQVTIATNADQAMELLALQTFDFAILDANLGDHTSFGVADVMLARGLPFGFTSGYGDVELFPVYLRHIPRIDKPFNERTIGQLIAAGTQKGEA; encoded by the coding sequence ATGGGAATGCCTGACGTTTCTCCGCTTATCCGGACCGTTCTCGTCATAGAGGATAATTTCATCATCGCCATGGATGCCGAGGAGATCCTGGCTTCGCTCGGGATCCCGCAGGTCACGATCGCCACAAATGCGGACCAGGCGATGGAGCTTCTGGCCCTGCAGACCTTTGATTTTGCGATTCTCGATGCCAATCTCGGCGATCACACGAGCTTCGGCGTAGCCGACGTCATGCTTGCCCGCGGCCTGCCGTTCGGTTTTACGAGCGGATATGGGGATGTGGAGCTTTTCCCAGTTTATCTCAGGCACATTCCGCGGATCGACAAACCTTTCAATGAAAGGACCATTGGCCAATTGATCGCCGCTGGGACGCAGAAGGGCGAGGCGTAG
- a CDS encoding SDR family NAD(P)-dependent oxidoreductase, whose product MSHPAFATNNLAVITGAASGIGLAAARHFASLGMRVVLADLAGEKLEKAAAEVAALATAGTASVAAIATDVSRIDQIEALERTARERFGDVHVLMNNAGIQPGSAILGPLVAWEATLGVNLWSVINGSRVFASAMIAHGKPAVIINTGSKQGITTPPGDPAYNVSKAGVKVFTEALEHELRNTTGSQVHAHLLIPGFVYTGMTGGGRTEKPAGAWTSEQTVEFMMESLARGDFYILCPDNDVPRATDERRILWAAGDIVENRPPLSRWHPKYADAFKAFLEKNRD is encoded by the coding sequence ATGTCGCATCCTGCCTTCGCCACCAACAATCTTGCCGTTATCACCGGCGCCGCTTCCGGCATCGGTCTGGCCGCCGCCCGCCACTTCGCCTCGCTCGGCATGCGCGTCGTGCTCGCCGACCTTGCGGGCGAGAAACTGGAGAAGGCAGCAGCCGAAGTCGCGGCGCTCGCGACCGCGGGCACGGCGTCCGTCGCAGCGATCGCGACCGACGTATCTCGCATCGACCAGATCGAAGCTCTCGAACGCACGGCGCGCGAGCGGTTCGGCGACGTTCACGTGCTGATGAACAACGCCGGTATCCAGCCCGGCAGCGCGATCCTCGGACCCTTGGTCGCCTGGGAGGCAACTCTCGGCGTCAATCTCTGGAGCGTGATCAACGGGTCTCGCGTCTTCGCGTCCGCAATGATCGCTCACGGCAAGCCGGCCGTCATCATCAACACCGGCTCGAAGCAGGGCATCACCACACCGCCCGGTGACCCCGCCTATAATGTCTCCAAGGCAGGCGTGAAGGTCTTCACCGAGGCGCTCGAACATGAGCTGCGCAACACGACGGGAAGCCAGGTTCACGCTCACCTGCTGATCCCCGGCTTCGTCTACACCGGGATGACGGGTGGTGGCCGCACGGAAAAGCCCGCCGGCGCCTGGACCTCGGAACAGACGGTCGAGTTCATGATGGAGAGCCTGGCACGCGGCGACTTCTACATCCTTTGCCCGGACAACGACGTGCCGCGCGCAACCGATGAGCGCCGCATCCTCTGGGCTGCCGGCGACATCGTCGAGAACCGGCCGCCGCTATCGCGCTGGCATCCGAAATATGCCGACGCCTTCAAGGCGTTCCTGGAGAAGAACCGCGACTGA
- a CDS encoding VOC family protein, with amino-acid sequence MTSGIHHITLIARKVQANVDFYVGFLGLRLVKRTGGYEDANQLHLFYGDAEGSPGSLVTFLMWEDGGRGRVGHSQPSEIAFAIRPESIGFWLTRALQFNIATSGPSQEFGEPVLRLKDPDGVIVKLVGTEAVSATAPWSARDISEEDAIRRLRGATILTEKPEESVRFLKTHFGYSETASNDTIRRLTSTSGDVIDVRDATGFWTSAPGTGTIDHIAFRAPDRAAVERVHGDLQRDGAGAINAHDRKYFYSLYVREPGGSLYELASDVPGFMVDEPKETLGTELFVPAHFSTAREEMLLAMPQFALPGEPRLTERDLPFVHRFYHPETLDDRTFMLLHGSGANETQLLHLAHQVDRQATLVGIRGRSNEEGTPRWFRRYSPTTFDQRDVRSEAEAFAAFVEGARDGYRIDLEKTVFIGYSNGANLLVAMMLLHPGLLRNVVLMRSMLVLDDVPPPDLSGTNILLLTGQHDSYGEFAPRLKAELSRTGANLATVELDMGHEIGAPDIAAIQKWLEEKGL; translated from the coding sequence ATGACGAGCGGCATCCACCACATCACCCTGATTGCCCGGAAGGTCCAGGCGAACGTCGATTTCTATGTCGGCTTCCTGGGGCTGAGACTCGTCAAAAGGACCGGCGGCTACGAGGATGCCAACCAGTTGCACCTCTTCTACGGTGATGCCGAGGGATCGCCCGGGTCGCTCGTCACCTTCCTGATGTGGGAGGATGGCGGACGCGGCCGGGTGGGTCACAGCCAGCCGAGCGAGATCGCCTTCGCCATTCGGCCGGAGAGCATCGGCTTCTGGCTGACCCGCGCGCTGCAATTCAACATCGCGACATCAGGGCCGTCGCAGGAGTTCGGCGAACCCGTGCTGCGCCTCAAGGATCCGGATGGCGTCATCGTCAAGCTCGTCGGCACTGAGGCAGTCTCGGCCACGGCCCCCTGGAGCGCGCGCGATATTTCGGAGGAAGATGCGATCCGTCGCCTGCGCGGCGCGACGATCCTCACCGAAAAACCGGAAGAATCCGTTCGCTTCCTGAAAACCCATTTCGGCTACAGCGAAACGGCCTCCAACGACACGATCCGTCGCCTGACGTCCACCTCTGGCGACGTCATCGACGTACGCGATGCGACCGGCTTCTGGACGTCGGCGCCCGGAACTGGAACGATCGACCACATTGCCTTTCGTGCTCCGGATCGCGCCGCCGTGGAACGGGTGCACGGCGACCTGCAACGCGATGGCGCGGGCGCCATCAATGCGCATGACCGCAAATACTTCTATTCTCTCTACGTACGCGAACCCGGCGGCTCACTCTACGAACTGGCAAGCGACGTGCCCGGTTTCATGGTCGACGAGCCGAAGGAAACGCTCGGTACTGAACTCTTCGTGCCTGCGCATTTCAGCACTGCCAGGGAAGAAATGCTGCTCGCCATGCCGCAGTTCGCGCTGCCGGGAGAACCGCGGCTGACCGAACGCGACCTGCCCTTCGTGCATCGCTTCTACCATCCGGAGACGCTTGACGACCGCACCTTCATGCTGCTGCACGGCAGCGGCGCCAATGAGACACAGCTCCTGCACCTGGCCCACCAGGTCGACCGGCAAGCGACACTCGTCGGCATTCGCGGCCGATCGAACGAGGAAGGAACGCCACGCTGGTTCCGCCGCTATTCGCCGACGACCTTCGACCAGAGGGATGTGCGCTCGGAAGCCGAAGCCTTCGCCGCCTTCGTTGAAGGCGCCCGCGATGGCTACCGCATCGACCTCGAGAAAACCGTGTTCATCGGCTACTCCAACGGTGCAAACCTGCTGGTGGCCATGATGCTCCTGCACCCGGGACTTCTTCGCAATGTCGTGCTGATGCGCTCGATGCTCGTGCTCGACGACGTGCCGCCGCCGGATCTCTCGGGCACGAACATCCTGCTGCTGACGGGCCAACATGACAGCTATGGCGAATTCGCGCCGCGCCTGAAGGCGGAGCTTTCCCGCACCGGTGCGAATCTGGCAACGGTCGAACTCGACATGGGGCATGAGATCGGCGCGCCGGATATTGCGGCGATACAGAAGTGGCTGGAAGAAAAGGGGCTCTGA
- a CDS encoding sarcosine oxidase subunit beta family protein — MRYSAFSLVRNALSGNLNWKPQWRQPQPKPHYDVIIVGGGGHGLSTAYYLAKEFGVKNVAVLEKSYLGSGNVGRNTTIVRSNYMLPGNEPFYEFSMKLWEGLEQDLNYNVMLSQRGVIMLYHSDGQRDAYVRRGNAMWMEGVAAELIEREQLKKMIPFLNYDHARYPILGGLLQRRAGTARHDAVAWGYARGADQHGVDIIEHCEVTGIRRENGVVMGVETTKGFIGCGKLALAAAGNTSRVGEMADLKLPLESHVLQAFVTEGLKPCIDHVIVYGGGHFYISQSDKGGLVFGAEIDGYSSYAQRGNLATAEHVMEEGVTMIPGLSRVRVLRAWGGVMDMSMDGSPIIDRTSIDNLYLNCGWCYGGFKATPASGYCFAHLIAKNDTHPVARALRLDRFARGYAVDEAGAGPQPNLH; from the coding sequence ATGCGTTATTCCGCCTTCTCGCTCGTCAGGAACGCCCTTTCCGGAAACCTGAATTGGAAGCCGCAATGGCGCCAGCCGCAGCCGAAACCGCACTATGACGTCATCATCGTCGGTGGTGGCGGGCATGGTCTTTCGACCGCCTATTACCTCGCCAAGGAATTCGGCGTGAAGAACGTCGCGGTGCTGGAGAAGAGCTATCTCGGTTCCGGCAATGTCGGCCGCAACACGACGATCGTGCGCTCCAACTACATGTTGCCCGGCAACGAGCCTTTCTACGAGTTTTCGATGAAGCTCTGGGAAGGGCTGGAGCAGGACCTCAACTACAATGTGATGCTCTCGCAGCGCGGCGTCATCATGCTTTACCACAGCGACGGCCAGCGCGACGCCTATGTCCGGCGCGGCAACGCGATGTGGATGGAGGGGGTGGCGGCCGAACTCATCGAGCGTGAACAGTTGAAGAAGATGATCCCCTTCCTCAACTACGATCACGCGCGATATCCGATCCTCGGTGGACTGCTGCAACGGCGCGCCGGCACGGCGAGGCACGATGCGGTCGCCTGGGGCTATGCGCGCGGTGCCGACCAGCATGGCGTCGACATCATCGAACATTGCGAAGTCACCGGCATCCGCCGTGAAAACGGTGTCGTCATGGGCGTCGAGACCACCAAGGGCTTCATCGGCTGCGGCAAGCTGGCGCTGGCTGCGGCCGGCAATACCTCTCGCGTCGGCGAAATGGCGGACCTCAAGCTGCCGCTCGAAAGCCATGTGCTTCAGGCCTTCGTGACCGAGGGGCTGAAGCCCTGCATCGACCACGTGATCGTCTATGGCGGCGGCCACTTCTACATCTCGCAGTCGGACAAGGGCGGCCTCGTCTTCGGAGCCGAGATCGATGGCTATTCTTCTTACGCCCAGCGCGGCAATCTCGCGACGGCGGAACACGTGATGGAGGAGGGGGTGACGATGATCCCCGGCCTGTCACGCGTTCGGGTGCTGCGCGCCTGGGGCGGCGTCATGGACATGAGCATGGACGGTTCGCCGATCATCGATCGCACCTCGATCGACAACCTCTACCTCAATTGCGGCTGGTGCTATGGCGGCTTCAAGGCGACGCCCGCCTCCGGTTACTGTTTCGCCCACCTGATCGCCAAGAACGATACCCATCCAGTGGCGCGTGCCCTCAGGCTGGATCGCTTCGCCCGCGGCTATGCCGTCGACGAGGCCGGTGCCGGCCCGCAGCCCAACCTTCACTGA
- a CDS encoding Crp/Fnr family transcriptional regulator, which yields MNGTATRNEKRTPCESCPLRKLDHFRAFTNEELAFVSQFKTGELAVDGGATILVEGAHSAHLFTVLSGWGFRYKMLDDGRRQILNYVMPGDLIGLQGSLMGEMQHSIEALSPVTLCVFERGKLSRLFANYPELAYDLTWIAAREERILDENLLSIGRRSALERAAYLLAFLYQRAKALDLFSGSRVAIPVTQQHVADTLGLSIVHTNKTLKKLAERDLIRWADKGCNVRDIDGLLAISGWEGLNEPKRPFI from the coding sequence ATGAACGGAACGGCAACTCGAAACGAAAAACGCACGCCTTGTGAAAGCTGTCCCTTGCGCAAGCTCGATCATTTCCGCGCCTTTACGAACGAGGAGCTAGCCTTCGTTTCGCAATTCAAGACCGGTGAACTCGCGGTCGATGGCGGCGCAACCATCCTCGTCGAAGGTGCGCATAGCGCCCACCTCTTCACGGTGCTTTCCGGCTGGGGCTTTCGCTACAAGATGCTCGATGACGGGCGCCGCCAGATCCTGAATTATGTGATGCCGGGCGACCTGATCGGCCTGCAAGGCAGCCTGATGGGCGAGATGCAGCATTCGATCGAAGCGCTGTCGCCCGTCACGCTGTGCGTTTTCGAACGCGGCAAGCTGAGCCGCCTGTTCGCCAACTATCCCGAGCTCGCCTATGACCTTACCTGGATAGCAGCACGCGAGGAGCGCATTCTGGATGAGAACCTCTTGAGCATCGGCCGCCGCTCGGCGCTGGAGCGGGCCGCCTACCTGCTTGCCTTTCTCTACCAGCGCGCAAAGGCGCTCGATCTTTTCAGCGGCAGTCGCGTGGCCATTCCGGTCACCCAGCAGCATGTGGCCGATACGCTGGGTCTTTCGATCGTCCATACCAACAAGACGTTGAAGAAGCTGGCCGAGCGCGACCTGATCCGCTGGGCGGACAAGGGCTGCAATGTCCGCGATATCGACGGACTGCTTGCGATCTCTGGCTGGGAAGGGCTCAATGAACCCAAGCGGCCCTTCATCTGA
- the cysQ gene encoding 3'(2'),5'-bisphosphate nucleotidase CysQ encodes MLEILQQSAISAGRAILDIYNAGPEVTYKPDCSPVTDADACAERIILADLARAFPDVPVVAEEAVAAGFVPDIAGKSFFLVDPLDGTKEFIGRHDDFTVNIALIENGAPVAGVVYAPALGILYAANHGKAVKAVIDETFRLDHETIIGCRSCGDRMVGLASRSHNSAETLAYLTEHGIADYTAVGSSLKFCLLAEGLADVYPRFSRTMEWDTAAGDAILRAAGGETLTMDGAPLTYGKRNQKDDSDFANPWFVSRGKP; translated from the coding sequence ATGCTGGAAATACTGCAACAATCGGCGATATCAGCGGGTCGGGCCATTCTCGACATCTATAACGCCGGCCCGGAAGTCACCTACAAGCCGGACTGTTCGCCGGTCACCGACGCCGATGCCTGCGCCGAGCGCATCATCCTGGCGGACCTCGCCCGCGCCTTTCCGGACGTTCCTGTTGTTGCCGAAGAGGCGGTCGCCGCCGGCTTCGTGCCTGACATCGCCGGAAAATCCTTCTTCCTTGTCGATCCTCTCGATGGCACGAAGGAATTCATCGGCCGGCATGACGACTTTACCGTCAACATCGCATTGATCGAAAACGGCGCGCCCGTGGCCGGCGTCGTCTATGCACCAGCGCTCGGCATCCTCTATGCGGCGAACCACGGCAAGGCCGTGAAGGCGGTCATCGACGAGACCTTCCGCCTCGACCATGAGACGATCATTGGTTGCCGCAGCTGCGGCGATCGCATGGTGGGTCTGGCGAGCCGTTCGCACAACAGCGCCGAGACCTTGGCCTACCTCACCGAGCACGGCATAGCCGACTACACAGCGGTCGGTTCGTCCCTGAAATTCTGTCTTCTCGCCGAAGGGCTCGCCGACGTCTATCCGCGCTTCAGCCGCACGATGGAATGGGATACGGCCGCGGGCGATGCCATCCTTCGGGCAGCCGGCGGCGAAACGCTGACGATGGACGGTGCGCCGCTCACCTACGGCAAGCGCAATCAGAAGGACGACAGCGATTTCGCCAACCCCTGGTTCGTTTCCCGCGGCAAGCCGTAG
- a CDS encoding sarcosine oxidase subunit alpha family protein has translation MTGYRLSSGGLVDRSKTLSFTFDGSPLRGFAGDTLASALLANDKLLVGRSFKYHRPRGIVSAGPSEPNALVTIGSGARTDANTKATVAELYGGLTAKSQNRWPSLGFDVGAVNGLLSPFLGAGFYYKTFMWPKQFWERVYEPFIRSAAGLGRAVLERDPETYEKSWAFCDLLVVGAGPSGLMAALTAGRAGLRVIVADEDFRLGGSLLSTGETIDGAPASIFADRTVAELQSLPNVTLLSRTTVFGWYDDNVFGAVERVQKHVAEPSSKLVSERVWRIVAKRALMATGAEERPLVFGGNDRPGVMMAGAMTTYAERYGVAAGKAVAIFTSGSGGYRTARALSAKGIAITAIVDARAEAGDQAPDGIRVIRSASIVDTKGRQRLKGIVVERSGFEELIACDALGMSGGWSPVVHLACQRGARPVWSEDLKAFAAPDVGGGLRPVGAANGIYKLAACLSDGAAKAAAIAADLGFTSIAATMPVVDGEEASSFTALWYVPGAKSKAFVDFQNDVHAKDLGLALREGFGHVEHAKRYTTNGMATDQGKLSNINAVGILAGMRGVGPAEVGTTTFRPFYTPVSFGALAGMARDQHAAPARKSPLHGWAMKNGATFVEAGLWHRSAWFPRAGEKSWRESVDREVLNVRANVGLCDVSTLGKIEVFGPDAAEFLNRLYCNPVLKLPVGKARYGLMLREDGFVFDDGTVSRFDEAHFFVTTTTAMAGPVMAHMEYCAQALWPELEVRFTSSSDQWAQMAIAGPKARAVLQQIVDGDISDGAFPFLSARKIVLKNGVSARIFRISFSGELAFELAVPAGYGEAVADQIMEAGRPHDICAYGVEALNVLRLEKGLLTHAEFDGRVTPDDAGLGRMLSMQKADFVGKRLSTRYGLTAADRMQLVGLKPVDTDKDIRAGAHLLKEGTKPSTLNDQGWVSSAGFSPVLGHAIALAFLKSGRERYGEKVIVFDKLRDQEIVAEVCDPVFVDPQNMKLKA, from the coding sequence ATGACCGGCTATCGTCTATCCTCCGGCGGCCTCGTCGATCGCAGCAAAACCCTGAGCTTCACCTTCGACGGCAGTCCATTGCGCGGCTTTGCCGGCGATACGCTCGCCTCGGCGCTGCTTGCCAACGACAAGCTGCTTGTCGGCCGCAGCTTCAAGTACCATCGGCCGCGCGGCATCGTCAGCGCCGGCCCTTCCGAGCCGAACGCGCTCGTCACCATCGGCTCCGGTGCCCGTACCGATGCGAACACCAAGGCGACCGTCGCTGAACTCTACGGCGGATTGACGGCCAAAAGCCAGAACCGCTGGCCGTCGCTCGGCTTCGATGTCGGAGCCGTCAACGGCTTGCTGTCACCCTTCCTCGGGGCCGGCTTCTACTACAAGACCTTCATGTGGCCGAAGCAGTTCTGGGAGCGGGTCTACGAGCCCTTCATCCGGAGCGCCGCCGGCCTCGGCCGGGCCGTGCTGGAGCGCGATCCCGAGACCTATGAGAAATCCTGGGCCTTCTGCGACCTGCTCGTTGTCGGTGCCGGTCCGTCCGGTCTGATGGCCGCGCTGACGGCCGGCCGCGCCGGCCTCCGCGTTATCGTCGCGGACGAGGATTTCCGGCTCGGCGGTTCGCTGCTTTCCACCGGAGAGACGATCGACGGCGCACCGGCTTCCATCTTCGCCGACCGCACGGTCGCGGAACTGCAATCACTGCCCAACGTCACGCTGCTTTCGCGCACCACGGTTTTCGGCTGGTACGACGATAACGTCTTCGGCGCGGTCGAACGCGTGCAGAAGCACGTCGCCGAGCCGTCGTCGAAGCTTGTGAGCGAACGCGTCTGGCGCATCGTTGCCAAGCGCGCGCTGATGGCAACCGGTGCCGAGGAACGCCCGCTGGTCTTCGGCGGCAATGATCGCCCTGGCGTGATGATGGCCGGTGCCATGACCACCTATGCCGAACGCTACGGCGTGGCCGCCGGCAAGGCGGTCGCGATCTTCACCAGCGGCAGCGGCGGCTATCGCACGGCGCGGGCACTTTCTGCGAAGGGAATAGCGATCACAGCGATCGTCGACGCCAGGGCGGAAGCGGGCGATCAGGCGCCCGATGGTATCAGGGTCATCCGTTCGGCCTCGATCGTCGATACCAAGGGAAGACAGCGCCTCAAGGGTATCGTCGTCGAGCGCTCCGGCTTCGAGGAACTGATCGCCTGCGATGCGCTCGGCATGTCCGGCGGCTGGAGCCCGGTCGTGCATCTTGCCTGCCAGCGTGGCGCAAGACCGGTCTGGTCGGAGGACTTGAAGGCATTCGCTGCCCCCGATGTCGGCGGTGGTCTGCGTCCCGTCGGCGCTGCCAACGGTATCTATAAGCTGGCCGCCTGCCTGTCTGATGGTGCAGCAAAGGCCGCAGCGATTGCGGCGGATCTCGGTTTCACCTCCATCGCGGCAACGATGCCGGTTGTCGATGGTGAAGAAGCCTCTTCCTTCACGGCGCTCTGGTATGTGCCGGGCGCCAAGTCGAAGGCCTTCGTCGATTTCCAGAACGATGTGCACGCGAAGGATCTTGGTCTCGCGCTTCGCGAAGGCTTCGGCCATGTGGAGCATGCCAAGCGCTATACGACCAACGGCATGGCGACCGATCAGGGCAAGCTTTCCAACATCAACGCCGTCGGCATTCTTGCCGGCATGCGCGGCGTCGGTCCGGCCGAAGTCGGCACCACGACGTTCCGGCCGTTCTACACACCGGTTTCCTTTGGTGCGCTTGCCGGAATGGCTCGCGACCAGCATGCGGCGCCGGCACGAAAGTCGCCGCTGCATGGCTGGGCGATGAAGAACGGTGCGACCTTCGTCGAGGCGGGGCTCTGGCATCGCTCTGCCTGGTTCCCGCGTGCCGGCGAGAAGTCCTGGCGCGAAAGCGTCGATCGCGAAGTACTGAACGTGCGAGCCAATGTCGGCCTCTGCGACGTCTCGACGCTCGGCAAGATCGAAGTTTTCGGCCCTGACGCCGCGGAGTTCCTCAACCGGCTCTACTGCAACCCGGTCCTGAAGCTTCCGGTCGGCAAGGCGCGCTACGGGCTGATGCTGCGCGAGGACGGGTTCGTTTTCGACGACGGCACGGTGAGCCGGTTCGACGAGGCCCATTTCTTCGTGACGACGACGACGGCGATGGCCGGCCCGGTCATGGCGCACATGGAATATTGCGCCCAGGCGCTCTGGCCGGAGCTCGAAGTCCGCTTCACCTCCTCGAGCGATCAATGGGCGCAGATGGCGATTGCCGGCCCGAAGGCCCGCGCGGTGTTGCAGCAGATTGTCGACGGCGACATTTCCGACGGCGCATTTCCCTTCCTATCGGCCCGGAAGATCGTTCTGAAAAATGGCGTGTCCGCACGGATCTTCCGCATCTCCTTCTCCGGGGAGCTGGCCTTCGAACTGGCGGTACCGGCCGGTTACGGTGAAGCGGTGGCGGACCAGATCATGGAGGCCGGCCGACCCCACGATATCTGTGCCTATGGCGTCGAGGCGCTCAACGTGCTGCGGCTGGAAAAGGGACTGCTGACGCATGCCGAATTCGATGGCCGCGTGACACCCGACGACGCCGGGCTCGGCCGGATGCTGTCGATGCAGAAAGCCGACTTCGTCGGCAAGCGGCTGTCGACGCGCTACGGGTTGACGGCGGCCGATCGCATGCAGCTCGTCGGGCTGAAGCCCGTCGATACCGACAAGGACATACGCGCCGGCGCCCATCTGCTGAAGGAAGGAACGAAGCCTTCGACGCTCAACGATCAGGGCTGGGTAAGCTCGGCCGGGTTCTCGCCCGTGCTCGGGCACGCGATTGCGCTCGCCTTCCTGAAGTCGGGACGCGAGCGCTACGGCGAGAAGGTCATCGTTTTTGACAAGCTGCGCGATCAGGAGATCGTGGCCGAGGTCTGCGATCCGGTCTTCGTCGATCCGCAAAACATGAAACTGAAGGCCTGA